The following DNA comes from Enterobacter sp. SA187.
ATGGGTTTCCCAGCCGCGCGCCAGCGCTTCCGCATCGGTGGTCAGCTTATCTGCCGCTTCCAGCAACACACGCCCGCGCTCCAGCAGCATACGGCCCACGTTGGTGAATTTTGTACGGTGGCCGGAGCGGTCGAACAGCACCACATCCAGTTCTTCTTCCAGCTTTTGCATGGTGTAGCTGAGCGCCGAAGGAACACGGCCCAGTTCATCTGCCGCCGCCGCGAAACTGCCGCGTCGATCGATCGCATCCATTACCCGTAATGCTTCGAGGGTTAACGCTCTTTCTTTAGCCATGTCGTTTTCATTCAGGAAATTTGAACATACCGGGCAGAATATCTGGCTAACAATGCAGCGTCCATACCTTTACCATTGTTTAAGTGTAAAGAGAGGGCAGACATTATGATCACGACAAGAACAGCCAAACAGTGCGGAAAGGCCGACTTCGGATGGTTGCAGGCCCGCTACACCTTCTCCTTTGGCCATTATTTTGACCCGAACCTGCTGGGCTATGCCTCGTTGCGGGTGCTGAACCAGGAAGTGCTGGCGCCGGGGGCATCATTCCAGCCGCGTACCTATCCAAAAGTGGATATTTTAAATCTCATTCTGGAAGGCGAAGCCGAGTACCGCGACAGTGAAGGTCATCATGTCCAGGCGAAGGCAGGCGATGCGCTGCTGATCGCCACGCAGCCGGGCATCAGCTACAGCGAACACAACCTGAGCAAAGATAAATCCCTGACGCGTATGCAGCTGTGGCTGGACGCCAGCCCCGAGCGGGAAAATTCGCTGGTGCAGAAAATTTCGCTGGCAGATCATGCGCAGCAACTGCTGGCCTCGCCTGACGGCAGCCAGGGCAGCCTGCAACTGCGTCAGCAGGCGTGGGTTCATCATATCGAACTGGAAAAAGGCGAAGAGCTGAGTTTCCATCTCCACGGCCCGCGCGCCTATTTGCAGTCGATCCATGGCAGCGTGCACGCCGTGACGCACCAGACCGGGCAACAGGCCCTGACCTGCGGCGACGGGGCCTTTATCCGTGATGAGCCGAATATTACCCTCGTCGCCGATACGCCGCTGCGTGCATTGCTGATTGATTTACCGATGTAGGTTGTTTTTACCCTGCCCGGCGGCGCAGGCTTGCCGGGCCTACAGGGGCACAACACCGCCATGCCGGGTAAGCGTCAGTTTGTAGGCCGGGTAAGCGAAGCGCCACCCGGCAAAATCAAAACGCATACAGCAGAAAGCAAAAACCCCGCCGGAGCGGGGTTCTGTAAGAAGTTGAAGCTGACCGGTAAGCCGGGTTCTGTCGTGGACAGTCATTCATCTAGGCCAGCAATCGCTCACTGGCTCAAGCAGCCTACCCGGGTTCAGTACGGGCCGTACCTTGTGAACCCCTATTTGGCCTTGCTCCGGGTGGAGTTTACCGTGCCACGGACTGTTACCAGCCGCGCGGTGCGCTCTTACCGCACCCTTTCACCCTTACCTGATCCCGCTTGCGCGGGCCATCGGCGGTTTGCTCTCTGTTGCACTGGTCGTGGGTTTCCCCCCCAGGCGTTACCTGGCACCCTGCCCTATGGAGCCCGGACTTTCCTCCCCTCCGCCCGTCTCCCCCCGAGGGGGGACGACGACGAAGCGGCGACTGTCTGGTCAGCTTCGGCGCGAAGTATAGAGGGTTTGCGCCGCGATGTCACCCTTCGCTCAACATCCCGACCTGCAAGGTCGCGGCAATATTGCGCGAAGCGCGATAAATATTGTCAGACGCGCCGCGAAACGCCTCTTCCAGCGTGCAGACCGTGGTTAATACGCTGAACACGGCATCAATGCCGTGATCGTGCACCACGCCCACATCGGTGGACAGACTCCCGGCGATACCGATCACCGGCTTATGGTATTTATTGGCCACCGAGGCAATGCCCGCCGGTACTTTGCCATGAATGGTCTGGCTGTCGATGCGGCCTTCGCCGGTCACCACCAGCGTACAATCGTGAATATGTTCTTCGAGGTTCAGCGCGTCGGTCACAATTTCAATGCCGCTGCGCAACTCGGCATTGAGAAACGCCATCAGCGCCGCCCCCATACCGCCCGCCGCGCCTGCGCCCGGTACGTTTTTCACATCCACATGCAGGGATTTTTTAATGACGTCCGCATAGTGAGCGAGGTTTTTGTCCAGCTCAATAATGCACGCCTCGCTCGCTCCTTTTTGCGGGCCGAAGATACGCGACGCGCCCTGGTCGCCGAGCAGCGGGTTAGTGACGTCACAGGCCACACGGAGGGTGCACCGGGCAAGGCGTGGATCCAGCCCCGTAATATCGATCGAATTCAGGCTCATCAGGCTGCCGCCGCCGTTGCCGATCTCCGTACCATTGGCATCGCACAGCTTCGCGCCCAGCGCCTGTACCATGCCTGCGCCGCCGTCGTTGGTGGCGCTGCCGCCGATACCGATAATGATATGGTGCGCGCCCTGTTCCAGCGCGTGCAGAATAAGCTCGCCGGTACCGCGCGAGGTGGTGATCAGCGGATTGCGTAACGCGGACGGCACCAGCGCCAGGCCGCTGGCCGCCGCCATTTCGATAAAGGCGGTCTGCCCGTCGCCGGAGATGCCCCAGCGTGCGTCAACCACCTCCCCCAGCGGGCCGGTGACCGGGGCGACGAACGCCGTGCCCCCGGTGGCGGCAATCATGGCTTCTACCGTGCCTTCGCCGCCGTCAGCGACCGGGACACAGACATACTCGGCCGCGGGAAAAATTTCCCGAAAGCCTTTTTCTATTGCCTGCGCCACTTCTGAAGCGGACAGGCTTTCTTTATATGAATCAGGAGCGATGACGATTTTCATATCTGTAGCCTGTTACCGCATGTCGCAGGAGGGATTAGCTTTTCGGCTTACTTATCAGGCCCGGCAGCGTGACGCCACCGGGCGCGGGGATCAGCGGGAGACTTCCACTTTCGCCAGTTTTTCGTAATAGCAGGCAAGCGCACTGTGATCGTCGTTGCCATGACCATCGGCACGCAGGGCCTGCATCATTTCCATGACCGCCGCGGTGAGCGGCAACTGCGCGCCCACGCCGTGAGAGGTATCCAGCGCGTTAGACAGGTCTTTGATGTGCAGATCAATACGGAAGCCCGGCTTAAAGTTGCGATCCATCACCATCGGCGCTTTCGCCTCCAGTACGGTGCTGCCCGCCAGACCGCCGCGGATCGCCTGGAAGACCAGATCCGGGTTAACGCCCGCTTTGGTCGCCAGCGTCAGGGCTTCCGACATGGCCGCGATGTTCAGCGCCACTATCACCTGGTTGGCCAGTTTGGTAACGTTGCCTGCGCCAATATCGCCGGTATGCACCACGGATCCCGCCATGGTTTTCATCAGGTCGTAATACTTATCAAAAATAGCTTTATCGCCGCCCACCATCACCGACAGCGTACCGTCGATAGCTTTCGGCTCGCCGCCGCTGACCGGCGCATCGAGCATATCAATACCTTTGGCTTTCAGGGCTTCGCTGATTTCGCGGCTCGCCAGCGGTGCGATAGAACTCATGTCGATCAGCACGGTGCCCGGTTTCGCGCCTTCGATAATGCCGCCGTCCCCCAGCGCCACTTCTTTTACGTGCGGGGAGTTCGGCAGCATGGTGATGATCACCTCACACTGTTCGGCCACTTCTTTTGCCGTTGCGGCGGTTTCGGCACCGGCGGCAACCATTTCCGACACGGCATCATGATTGCGATCTACCACCACCACTGAGTAACCGGCTTTCATGAGGTTCTTGCTCATCGGTTTACCCATGATACCCAGGCCAATGAAACCCACTTTCATCGTCATAATTATGTCTCTCTTGTCGTCGTGGTTATTTTTTAAAGGCGTCGGCTAATTTTTGCGTGGCGGCGCGGAATACGCCTAAATCGCTGCCGACGGCAACTACGGTCGCGCCCCATTCCAGATAACGACGGGCATCAACCTCTACCGGGGCCAGAATGCCTGCCGGTTTGCCGTGCGCTTTGGCGCGGGCAAAAATGTGTTGAATGACACGCTGCACGTCCGGGTGCGCGGCGTTGCCGAGATAGCCCAGACTTGCCGCCAGGTCGCTTGGTCCAACGAATACCGCGTCCACGCCGTCAGTGGTGAGAATGCCGTCAAGGTTATCCACGCCGGCCTGGCTTTCGATCTGCACCATGATTGAGATGTTTTTGTTCGACTGCGCGAAGTAATCCGGTACGGTGCCGAACATATTGGCGCGATGGGATACCGATACGCCGCGAATGCCTTCCGGCGGATAACGGGTGGCGGCTACCGCCAGCGCGGCTTCGGCTTCGGTTTCCACGAACGGGATCAGGAAGTTATAAAATCCGATGTCCAGCAGGCGCTTGATCACCACCGGATCGTTGGTCGGTACGCGAACCACAGAGGCGCTGCTGCTGCTTTTGAGCGCCATCAGCTGCGGCACGAAAGAAAGTACGTCGTTAGGGGCGTGTTCACCGTCCAGCAGGATCCAGTCAAAACCGGCAAGGCCCAGCACTTCTGTGGTAAACGGGTTTGCCAGCGCCGACCAGCAGCCAATCTGCACCTGATTCGCCGCCAGCGCAGCTTTAAATGTGTTCGGGAAAACAGTGTTATTCATTGTATATACCTTGAATTAACCGATACTTAAATTATGCGTTTCTGTCGCCAGCAAAATCCCGCTCTTAATTATTTTCTGATTAAATGCAATTCCTGATGGCATTATTTAAAACACCAGAATACAAAGAAAACGAGAATAAGTATAAATAACGTACGCCGGTTGCGCATTGTTGCAATGCTCAATTTACTCATCATAAAGAACAAAGTTATTGAGCATCTGCACAAGGTGCTGGGCGCTGATGCACATATTTTATCTTGTCTGCGCGGTGGGGCTTGCGAGGGTAACGATGAGTGATGGCGATCACATTATTCAACTGTGACACCTGCCATGCTTTATTCCGTTACCGCTCCCTTTAAATATTAATAACCAGAAAGCGACGCTTAAATTACTCATTTTTGCCCCATAAATTGACTGGAGAATACTGGACAATGGCCGATATCGAAATCCGACAATATTCGCCGGCAGCCTTTTATATTAAGGTTCATGACACTGATAACGTCGCAATTATTGTCAATGACAATGGCCTGAAAGCCGGCACCCGCTTCCCTGACGGGCTTGAACTCACAGAGCACATTCCGCAGGGGCATAAAGTGGCGCTGACCGATATTCCGGCTCATGGCGAAATCATCCGTTACGGCGAGGTTATCGGTTATGCGGTGCGTGATGTCGCGCGTGGCAGCTGGATTGACGAATCGACCGTTGAACTGCCGGAAGCCCCGCCGCTCAATACCCTGCCACTGGCGACCCGCGTACCTGAACCTTTGCCGCCGCTGGAAGGTTACACCTTCGAAGGCTATCGCAACGCGGACGGCAGCGTCGGCACCAAAAACCTGCTCGGCATCACCACCAGCGTGCACTGCGTGGCGGGCGTGGTGGATTACGTGGTGAAAATCATTGAACGCGATTTACTGCCGAAATACCCGAACGTCGATGGCGTGGTCGGCCTGAATCACCTTTACGGCTGCGGCGTGGCGATCAACGCCCCGGCAGCGGTGGTGCCTATCCGCACCATCCACAATATTTCCCTCAACCCGAACTTTGGCGGCGAAGTCATGGTGGTCGGCCTCGGCTGTGAAAAACTGCAACCGGAACGCCTGCTGGAAGGCACCAGCGATGTGCTGGCTATTCCGGCTGACGGGGCCAGCATCGTGCGTTTGCAGGATGAGCAGCATGTCGGCTTTAAATCCATGGTGGATGACATTCTCGCCGTGGCGGAACGCCATCTCGCAAAACTTAACCTGCGCCAGCGCGAAACCTGCCC
Coding sequences within:
- the garD gene encoding galactarate dehydratase, with the translated sequence MADIEIRQYSPAAFYIKVHDTDNVAIIVNDNGLKAGTRFPDGLELTEHIPQGHKVALTDIPAHGEIIRYGEVIGYAVRDVARGSWIDESTVELPEAPPLNTLPLATRVPEPLPPLEGYTFEGYRNADGSVGTKNLLGITTSVHCVAGVVDYVVKIIERDLLPKYPNVDGVVGLNHLYGCGVAINAPAAVVPIRTIHNISLNPNFGGEVMVVGLGCEKLQPERLLEGTSDVLAIPADGASIVRLQDEQHVGFKSMVDDILAVAERHLAKLNLRQRETCPASDLVVGTQCGGSDAFSGVTANPAVGYASDLLVRCGATVMFSEVTEVRDAIHLLTPRAINEEVGKRLLEEMAWYDNYLDMGKTDRSANPSPGNKKGGLANVVEKALGSIAKSGQSAISEVLSPGQRPTKRGLIYAATPASDFVCGTQQVASGITVQVFTTGRGTPYGLMAVPVIKMATRTELATRWYDLMDINAGTIATGEETIEEVGWRLFHFILDVASGRKKTFSDQWGLHNQLAVFNPAPVT
- a CDS encoding pirin family protein, translated to MITTRTAKQCGKADFGWLQARYTFSFGHYFDPNLLGYASLRVLNQEVLAPGASFQPRTYPKVDILNLILEGEAEYRDSEGHHVQAKAGDALLIATQPGISYSEHNLSKDKSLTRMQLWLDASPERENSLVQKISLADHAQQLLASPDGSQGSLQLRQQAWVHHIELEKGEELSFHLHGPRAYLQSIHGSVHAVTHQTGQQALTCGDGAFIRDEPNITLVADTPLRALLIDLPM
- the garK gene encoding glycerate 2-kinase, whose protein sequence is MKIVIAPDSYKESLSASEVAQAIEKGFREIFPAAEYVCVPVADGGEGTVEAMIAATGGTAFVAPVTGPLGEVVDARWGISGDGQTAFIEMAAASGLALVPSALRNPLITTSRGTGELILHALEQGAHHIIIGIGGSATNDGGAGMVQALGAKLCDANGTEIGNGGGSLMSLNSIDITGLDPRLARCTLRVACDVTNPLLGDQGASRIFGPQKGASEACIIELDKNLAHYADVIKKSLHVDVKNVPGAGAAGGMGAALMAFLNAELRSGIEIVTDALNLEEHIHDCTLVVTGEGRIDSQTIHGKVPAGIASVANKYHKPVIGIAGSLSTDVGVVHDHGIDAVFSVLTTVCTLEEAFRGASDNIYRASRNIAATLQVGMLSEG
- the garR gene encoding 2-hydroxy-3-oxopropionate reductase; protein product: MTMKVGFIGLGIMGKPMSKNLMKAGYSVVVVDRNHDAVSEMVAAGAETAATAKEVAEQCEVIITMLPNSPHVKEVALGDGGIIEGAKPGTVLIDMSSIAPLASREISEALKAKGIDMLDAPVSGGEPKAIDGTLSVMVGGDKAIFDKYYDLMKTMAGSVVHTGDIGAGNVTKLANQVIVALNIAAMSEALTLATKAGVNPDLVFQAIRGGLAGSTVLEAKAPMVMDRNFKPGFRIDLHIKDLSNALDTSHGVGAQLPLTAAVMEMMQALRADGHGNDDHSALACYYEKLAKVEVSR
- the garL gene encoding 2-dehydro-3-deoxyglucarate aldolase, with protein sequence MNNTVFPNTFKAALAANQVQIGCWSALANPFTTEVLGLAGFDWILLDGEHAPNDVLSFVPQLMALKSSSSASVVRVPTNDPVVIKRLLDIGFYNFLIPFVETEAEAALAVAATRYPPEGIRGVSVSHRANMFGTVPDYFAQSNKNISIMVQIESQAGVDNLDGILTTDGVDAVFVGPSDLAASLGYLGNAAHPDVQRVIQHIFARAKAHGKPAGILAPVEVDARRYLEWGATVVAVGSDLGVFRAATQKLADAFKK